In one Oryza glaberrima chromosome 2, OglaRS2, whole genome shotgun sequence genomic region, the following are encoded:
- the LOC127761746 gene encoding 1-aminocyclopropane-1-carboxylate oxidase 1-like → MASVASFPVINMENLETEERGAAMEVIRDACENWGFFEMLNHGIAHELMDEVERVSKAHYANCREEKFKEFARRTLEAGEKGADVKGIDWESTFFVRHRPVSNLADLPDVDDHYRQVMKQFASEIEKLSERVLDLLCENLGLEKGYLKKAFAGSNGPTFGTKVSSYPPCPRPDLVDGLRAHTDAGGIILLFQDDQVSGLQLLKDGEWVDVPPMRHAIVANIGDQLEVITNGRYKSVMHRVLTRPDGNRMSIASFYNPGADAVIFPAPALAAAEAERADAAAAAYPRFVFEDYMNLYVRHKFEAKEPRFEAMKSAAEVVHAAPIATA, encoded by the exons atggCGAGTGTTGCCTCCTTCCCGGTGATCAACATGGAGAACCTGGAGACCGAGGAGAGGGGCGCAGCAATGGAGGTCATCCGCGACGCCTGCGAGAACTGGGGCTTCTTCGAG ATGCTGAACCATGGCATCGCGCACGAGCTGATGGACGAGGTGGAGCGGGTGAGCAAGGCGCACTACGCCAACTGCCGGGAGGAGAAGTTCAAGGAGTTCGCGCGGCGGACGCTGGAGGCCGGCGAGAAGGGCGCCGACGTGAAGGGCATCGACTGGGAGAGCACCTTCTTCGTCCGCCACCGCCCCGTCTccaacctcgccgacctcccCGACGTCGACGACCACTACAG GCAGGTGATGAAGCAATTTGCGTCGGAGATCGAGAAGCTCTCGGAGAGGGTGCTGGACCTGCTGTGCGAGAATCTGGGCCTGGAGAAGGGTTACCTGAAGAAGGCCTTCGCCGGGTCGAACGGCCCAACGTTCGGCACCAAGGTGAGCAGCTACCCGCCGTGCCCGCGCCCCGACCTCGTCGACGGCCTCCGCGCCCACACCGACGCCGGTGGCATCATCCTGCTGTTCCAGGACGACCAGGTGAGCGGCCTCCAGCTGCTCAAGGACGGGGAGTGGGTGGACGTGCCGCCCATGCGCCACGCCATCGTCGCCAACATCGGCGACCAGCTGGAGGTGATCACCAACGGCAGGTACAAGAGCGTCATGCACCGCGTCCTCACGCGCCCCGACGGCAACCGCATGTCCATCGCCTCCTTCTACAaccccggcgccgacgccgtcaTCTTCCCGGcgcccgcgctcgccgccgccgaggcggagcgcgccgacgcggcggcggccgcctacCCGAGGTTCGTGTTCGAGGACTACATGAACCTGTACGTGCGCCACAAGTTCGAGGCCAAGGAGCCACGCTTCGAGGCCATGAAGTCCGCCGCCGAGGTCGTCCACGCGGCGCCCATCGCCACCGCTTGA
- the LOC127761745 gene encoding glucan endo-1,3-beta-glucosidase 12-like has translation MALPGRLRALILAVALPLLFLSASEAGTVGINYGRVANDLPNPAAVVQLMKQQGIAQVKLYDTEQTVLRALANTGIKVVVALPNEQLLAAASRPSYALAWVRRNVAAYYPATQIQGIAVGNEVFASAKNLTAQLVPAMTNVHAALARLSLDKPVKVSSPIALTALAGSYPPSAGVFREDLAQAVMKPMLDFLAQTGSYLMVNAYPFFAYSGNADVISLDYALFRPNAGVLDSGSGLKYYSLLDAQLDAVFTAVSKLGNYNAVRVVVSETGWPSKGDAKETGAAAANAAAYNGNLVRRVLSGNAGTPRRPDADMDVYLFALFNENQKPGPTSERNYGVFYPNQQKVYDVEFVLGGNSAGGGGSSGKDNGGLGWQDNGGVNAGNAPAGAGGGVKATSTGEAWCVANAMAGEERLQKALDYACGPGGADCKAIQPGAACFEPNTMVAHASYAFNDYYQRKGRTIGTCDFAGAAYVVNQAPKMGKCELPSTV, from the exons ATGGCTCTACCCGGGCGCCTCCGCGCCCTCATCCTCGCCGTCGCATTGCCGCTGCTCTTCCTGTCCGCTTCAG AGGCGGGCACGGTGGGGATCAACTATGGGAGGGTGGCGAACGACCTGCCCaacccggcggcggtggtgcagcTGATGAAGCAGCAGGGCATCGCGCAGGTGAAGCTGTACGACACCGAGCAGACCGTGCTGCGGGCGCTGGCCAACACCGGCATCAAGGTGGTGGTCGCGCTGCCCAACGAGCAGCTGctcgccgcggcgtcgcgccCGTCGTACGCGCTCGCCTGGGTGCGCCGCAACGTCGCAGCGTACTACCCGGCCACGCAGATCCAGGGCATCGCCGTCGGGAACGAGGTGTTCGCCTCGGCCAAGAACCTCACGGCGCAGCTCGTCCCGGCGATGACCAACGTGCACGCCGCGCTGGCGAGGCTCAGCCTTGACAAGCCCGTCAAGGTGTCGTCCCCCATCGCGCTCACCGCGCTCGCCGGCTCGTACCCGCCGTCGGCCGGCGTGTTCCGGGAGGACCTCGCCCAGGCGGTCATGAAGCCCATGCTCGACTTCCTCGCGCAGACCGGCTCGTACCTCATGGTGAACGCGTACCCGTTCTTCGCGTACTCTGGCAATGCCGACGTCATCTCCCTCGACTACGCGCTGTTCCGCCCCAACGCCGGCGTGCTCGACTCCGGGAGCGGCCTCAAGTACTACAGCCTCCTCGACGCCCAGCTCGACGCCGTGTTCACCGCGGTGAGCAAGCTTGGGAACTACAATGCCGTGCGCGTCGTGGTGTCGGAGACCGGGTGGCCGTCCAAGGGTGACGCCAAGGAgaccggcgccgcggcggccaacGCCGCGGCCTACAACGGCAACCTGGTGCGCCGCGTCCTCTCCGGCAACGCCGgaacgccgcgccgccccgacgCCGACATGGACGTGTACCTCTTCGCTCTCTTCAACGAGAACCAGAAGCCCGGACCGACCTCCGAGCGCAACTACGGCGTGTTCTACCCGAACCAGCAGAAGGTCTACGACGTCGAGTTCGTCCTCGGCGGCAActccgctggcggcggcggcagcagcggcaaggACAACGGCGGGCTCGGCTGGCAGGACAACGGCGGGGTAAACGCCGGCAATGCGCCggccggcgcaggcggcggcgtgaaGGCGACGTCGACCGGTGAGGCGTGGTGCGTGGCGAACGCCATGGCCGGGGAGGAGCGGCTGCAGAAGGCGCTGGACTACGCGTGCGGGCCGGGCGGCGCGGACTGCAAGGCCATCCAGCCCGGCGCGGCGTGCTTCGAGCCGAACACCATGGTCGCCCACGCCTCCTACGCCTTCAACGACTACTACCAGCGAAAGGGCCGCACCATTGGCACCTGCgacttcgccggcgccgcctacgTCGTCAACCAAGCGCCAA AGATGGGCAAGTGTGAGCTCCCGTCGACGGTCTGA
- the LOC127763460 gene encoding uncharacterized protein LOC127763460 isoform X1: MPLTSAQGGGGVGVMESSGKRHFFPLTSLQIGDLQSYLAELTIFLCPHTKKFLILLDNRPWLQDQDTKPAHLWQLMVTKSRLSPFANTRTRRKGDETGKKLVFSKDPRHGSHLWNPSSRWYTLIDDAMRNKKLHVNRLKDSRLLNKELHRTLYGFIIFEVDWADVRGMNYFNELQTDTSMAVEAKTMKRWEFESVNQASSLITSWFSGNYSECQLLQDYLNSISPKGNVFYDAQNYFSTPEGDSENVQSDDDDSGPSQCMRESSSFTSSSYTPPPCSGPYKRRKIIRSDAGNNMSEESYSEVVTSPTHSSSPSSSCCSDDDCGKTLLEPSTYKDVLILFRFDDHDLPFRLKEVILSDVRLLTLLEYGLPSWVIFLQSYPVFCKTYRPWMCPLARALYVLMSIVTVLIGFYDLYKNVPMLKATASRLFGPFFDWIETWEMISRLKYLGTMLFLHNFQQAFTWSLKIVTATKSALSVLTKPIMGPILEVLEFTLPLWNLCAETVGHLSSVIMLAMETSCSVVISTMQMIIWPFWLVFSVVLNIANSVLYPFVWLLGEILAAPFRLVVAIASFVADSFVDIVGVLRETWSTLSSLYQVGSASGSTGLASETTIWGSLWKDLLYQIFRAIRSILYGFVAFFSTCNRHRLSIYNHIQVFLRRLSRVLTGAQHTTSCEGTRSKGKLTRDNSGPGNLTCQVTTSFREPMRGINRDSQS; the protein is encoded by the exons ATGCCTCTGACCTCTGCGCAG GGAGGTGGTGGAGTCGGCGTGATGGAGAGCAGCGGGAAGCGGCATTTCTTCCCCCTTACGAGCTTGCAAATCGG GGATTTACAATCATATCTTGCTGAACTTACTATATTTTTGTGCCCTCATACGAAGAAGTTTCTCATATTGCTTGATAACCGGCCATGGCTGCAAGACCAGGACACAAAACCTGCTCACCTGTGGCAATTGATGGTCACAAAG TCAAGACTTTCACCTTTTGCAAACACTAGAACTAGGAGAAAGGGAGATGAAACTGGGAAGAAACTTGTATTCTCTAAAGATCCTAGACATGGTTCTCATTTGTGGAATCCATCATCCAGATGGTATACCTTAATTGATGATGCCATGCGGAATAAAAAGCTTCATGTGAATAGGCTGAAGGATTCTCGCCTGCTGAACAAGGAACTGCACCGAACCTTATATGGCTTTATAATTTTTGAGGTAGACTGGGCTGATGTGCGCGGCATGAACTATTTCAATGAACTTCAG ACTGATACTTCTATGGCAGTGGAAGCTAAAACAATGAAGAGATGGGAATTTGAGAGTGTCAACCAAGCTTCATCATTAATCACTTCATGGTTTTCTGGAAATTACTCTGAATGCCAGCTCCTACAGGATTATTTGAACAGCATCTCTCCTAAAG GAAATGTGTTTTATGACGCTCAGAATTATTTCTCAACACCTGAAGGGGACAGTGAGAATGTACAGAGTGATGATGACGATTCTGGACCTAGTCAATGCATGAGAGAGTCGTCAAGTTTTACAAGCTCCTCATACACACCACCTCCTTGCTCTGGACCTTACAAGAGAAGAAAGATAATAAGATCTGATGCTGGAAATAATATGTCTGAAGAATCATATTCTGAAGTTGTGACCTCACCAACACATTCATCATCTCCATCTTCCTCGTGCTgcagtgatgatgattgtggCAAGACTCTGCTCGAGCCTAGCACATATAAGGATGTGTTGATCTTATTCCGGTTCGATGACCACGATCTCCCTTTCAGACTAAAAGAAGTAATACTTTCTGATGTGAGGCTGTTAACATTGCTAGAGTATGGCCTTCCTTCATGGGTCATTTTTCTCCAGTCATATCCAGTGTTCTGCAAGACATATCGCCCATGGATGTGTCCTCTTGCCAGGGCATTGTATGTCTTGATGTCAATAGTTACTGTTCTCATAGGATTTTATGACCTCTACAAGAATGTCCCCATGTTGAAGGCAACTGCATCAAGATTGTTTGGCCCTTTCTTTGACTGGATAGAGACGTGGGAAATGATTTCACGACTGAAGTATCTTGGAACCATGCTTTTTCTACATAACTTCCAGCAGGCTTTTACATGGTCTCTTAAGATTGTAACTGCTACTAAATCTGCTCTAAGTGTTTTGACAAAGCCAATCATGGGACCAATTTTGGAGGTTCTTGAATTTACCCTGCCGCTATGGAACCTTTGTGCTGAAACAGTAGGACATCTGAGCTCAGTTATCATGTTGGCGATGGAGACTTCATGCAGTGTAGTTATCAGTACAATGCAGATGATTATATGGCCTTTTTGGCTGGTCTTCAGTGTTGTGCTTAACATTG CAAATTCAGTCCTGTACCCTTTCGTTTGgcttcttggagaaattctagCTGCACCTTTCCGGCTTGTTGTTGCGATAGCAAGTTTTGTGGCAGACTCTTTTGTGGACATTGTTGGAGTTCTGAGGGAGACCTGGTCTACATTGAGTTCCTTATATCAAGTTGGTTCTGCATCCGGATCGACCGGACTTGCATCTGAAACTACCATCTGGGGGTCACTATGGAAAGATCTTCTGTACCAG attttcCGTGCGATTCGAAGCATTCTGTATGGTTTTGTTGCCTTCTTTTCAACATGCAACAGGCATCGGCTTAG CATTTACAACCACATTCAAGTATTTCTCCGACGCCTATCTCGTGTTTTAACTGGTGCACAGCATACCACCTCTTGTGAAGGCACACGGAG CAAAGGAAAACTCACACGAGATAACAGTGGGCCTGGCAACTTGACTTGCCAGGTAACAACCTCATTCAGGGAGCCTATGCGCGGGATAAATAGAGATAGCCAGTCGTAA
- the LOC127763460 gene encoding uncharacterized protein LOC127763460 isoform X2, which translates to MPLTSAQGGGGVGVMESSGKRHFFPLTSLQIGDLQSYLAELTIFLCPHTKKFLILLDNRPWLQDQDTKPAHLWQLMVTKSRLSPFANTRTRRKGDETGKKLVFSKDPRHGSHLWNPSSRWYTLIDDAMRNKKLHVNRLKDSRLLNKELHRTLYGFIIFEVDWADVRGMNYFNELQTDTSMAVEAKTMKRWEFESVNQASSLITSWFSGNYSECQLLQDYLNSISPKGNVFYDAQNYFSTPEGDSENVQSDDDDSGPSQCMRESSSFTSSSYTPPPCSGPYKRRKIIRSDAGNNMSEESYSEVVTSPTHSSSPSSSCCSDDDCGKTLLEPSTYKDVLILFRFDDHDLPFRLKEVILSDVRLLTLLEYGLPSWVIFLQSYPVFCKTYRPWMCPLARALYVLMSIVTVLIGFYDLYKNVPMLKATASRLFGPFFDWIETWEMISRLKYLGTMLFLHNFQQAFTWSLKIVTATKSALSVLTKPIMGPILEVLEFTLPLWNLCAETVGHLSSVIMLAMETSCSVVISTMQMIIWPFWLVFSVVLNIANSVLYPFVWLLGEILAAPFRLVVAIASFVADSFVDIVGVLRETWSTLSSLYQVGSASGSTGLASETTIWGSLWKDLLYQIFRAIRSILYGFVAFFSTCNRHRLSIYNHIQVFLRRLSRVLTGAQHTTSCEGTRRYSSQNHPVTTSFREPMRGINRDSQS; encoded by the exons ATGCCTCTGACCTCTGCGCAG GGAGGTGGTGGAGTCGGCGTGATGGAGAGCAGCGGGAAGCGGCATTTCTTCCCCCTTACGAGCTTGCAAATCGG GGATTTACAATCATATCTTGCTGAACTTACTATATTTTTGTGCCCTCATACGAAGAAGTTTCTCATATTGCTTGATAACCGGCCATGGCTGCAAGACCAGGACACAAAACCTGCTCACCTGTGGCAATTGATGGTCACAAAG TCAAGACTTTCACCTTTTGCAAACACTAGAACTAGGAGAAAGGGAGATGAAACTGGGAAGAAACTTGTATTCTCTAAAGATCCTAGACATGGTTCTCATTTGTGGAATCCATCATCCAGATGGTATACCTTAATTGATGATGCCATGCGGAATAAAAAGCTTCATGTGAATAGGCTGAAGGATTCTCGCCTGCTGAACAAGGAACTGCACCGAACCTTATATGGCTTTATAATTTTTGAGGTAGACTGGGCTGATGTGCGCGGCATGAACTATTTCAATGAACTTCAG ACTGATACTTCTATGGCAGTGGAAGCTAAAACAATGAAGAGATGGGAATTTGAGAGTGTCAACCAAGCTTCATCATTAATCACTTCATGGTTTTCTGGAAATTACTCTGAATGCCAGCTCCTACAGGATTATTTGAACAGCATCTCTCCTAAAG GAAATGTGTTTTATGACGCTCAGAATTATTTCTCAACACCTGAAGGGGACAGTGAGAATGTACAGAGTGATGATGACGATTCTGGACCTAGTCAATGCATGAGAGAGTCGTCAAGTTTTACAAGCTCCTCATACACACCACCTCCTTGCTCTGGACCTTACAAGAGAAGAAAGATAATAAGATCTGATGCTGGAAATAATATGTCTGAAGAATCATATTCTGAAGTTGTGACCTCACCAACACATTCATCATCTCCATCTTCCTCGTGCTgcagtgatgatgattgtggCAAGACTCTGCTCGAGCCTAGCACATATAAGGATGTGTTGATCTTATTCCGGTTCGATGACCACGATCTCCCTTTCAGACTAAAAGAAGTAATACTTTCTGATGTGAGGCTGTTAACATTGCTAGAGTATGGCCTTCCTTCATGGGTCATTTTTCTCCAGTCATATCCAGTGTTCTGCAAGACATATCGCCCATGGATGTGTCCTCTTGCCAGGGCATTGTATGTCTTGATGTCAATAGTTACTGTTCTCATAGGATTTTATGACCTCTACAAGAATGTCCCCATGTTGAAGGCAACTGCATCAAGATTGTTTGGCCCTTTCTTTGACTGGATAGAGACGTGGGAAATGATTTCACGACTGAAGTATCTTGGAACCATGCTTTTTCTACATAACTTCCAGCAGGCTTTTACATGGTCTCTTAAGATTGTAACTGCTACTAAATCTGCTCTAAGTGTTTTGACAAAGCCAATCATGGGACCAATTTTGGAGGTTCTTGAATTTACCCTGCCGCTATGGAACCTTTGTGCTGAAACAGTAGGACATCTGAGCTCAGTTATCATGTTGGCGATGGAGACTTCATGCAGTGTAGTTATCAGTACAATGCAGATGATTATATGGCCTTTTTGGCTGGTCTTCAGTGTTGTGCTTAACATTG CAAATTCAGTCCTGTACCCTTTCGTTTGgcttcttggagaaattctagCTGCACCTTTCCGGCTTGTTGTTGCGATAGCAAGTTTTGTGGCAGACTCTTTTGTGGACATTGTTGGAGTTCTGAGGGAGACCTGGTCTACATTGAGTTCCTTATATCAAGTTGGTTCTGCATCCGGATCGACCGGACTTGCATCTGAAACTACCATCTGGGGGTCACTATGGAAAGATCTTCTGTACCAG attttcCGTGCGATTCGAAGCATTCTGTATGGTTTTGTTGCCTTCTTTTCAACATGCAACAGGCATCGGCTTAG CATTTACAACCACATTCAAGTATTTCTCCGACGCCTATCTCGTGTTTTAACTGGTGCACAGCATACCACCTCTTGTGAAGGCACACGGAGGTATTCTAGTCAAAATCATCCT GTAACAACCTCATTCAGGGAGCCTATGCGCGGGATAAATAGAGATAGCCAGTCGTAA
- the LOC127763460 gene encoding uncharacterized protein LOC127763460 isoform X4, which produces MPLTSAQGGGGVGVMESSGKRHFFPLTSLQIGDLQSYLAELTIFLCPHTKKFLILLDNRPWLQDQDTKPAHLWQLMVTKSRLSPFANTRTRRKGDETGKKLVFSKDPRHGSHLWNPSSRWYTLIDDAMRNKKLHVNRLKDSRLLNKELHRTLYGFIIFEVDWADVRGMNYFNELQTDTSMAVEAKTMKRWEFESVNQASSLITSWFSGNYSECQLLQDYLNSISPKGNVFYDAQNYFSTPEGDSENVQSDDDDSGPSQCMRESSSFTSSSYTPPPCSGPYKRRKIIRSDAGNNMSEESYSEVVTSPTHSSSPSSSCCSDDDCGKTLLEPSTYKDVLILFRFDDHDLPFRLKEVILSDVRLLTLLEYGLPSWVIFLQSYPVFCKTYRPWMCPLARALYVLMSIVTVLIGFYDLYKNVPMLKATASRLFGPFFDWIETWEMISRLKYLGTMLFLHNFQQAFTWSLKIVTATKSALSVLTKPIMGPILEVLEFTLPLWNLCAETVGHLSSVIMLAMETSCSVVISTMQMIIWPFWLVFSVVLNIANSVLYPFVWLLGEILAAPFRLVVAIASFVADSFVDIVGVLRETWSTLSSLYQVGSASGSTGLASETTIWGSLWKDLLYQIFRAIRSILYGFVAFFSTCNRHRLSIYNHIQVFLRRLSRVLTGAQHTTSCEGTRR; this is translated from the exons ATGCCTCTGACCTCTGCGCAG GGAGGTGGTGGAGTCGGCGTGATGGAGAGCAGCGGGAAGCGGCATTTCTTCCCCCTTACGAGCTTGCAAATCGG GGATTTACAATCATATCTTGCTGAACTTACTATATTTTTGTGCCCTCATACGAAGAAGTTTCTCATATTGCTTGATAACCGGCCATGGCTGCAAGACCAGGACACAAAACCTGCTCACCTGTGGCAATTGATGGTCACAAAG TCAAGACTTTCACCTTTTGCAAACACTAGAACTAGGAGAAAGGGAGATGAAACTGGGAAGAAACTTGTATTCTCTAAAGATCCTAGACATGGTTCTCATTTGTGGAATCCATCATCCAGATGGTATACCTTAATTGATGATGCCATGCGGAATAAAAAGCTTCATGTGAATAGGCTGAAGGATTCTCGCCTGCTGAACAAGGAACTGCACCGAACCTTATATGGCTTTATAATTTTTGAGGTAGACTGGGCTGATGTGCGCGGCATGAACTATTTCAATGAACTTCAG ACTGATACTTCTATGGCAGTGGAAGCTAAAACAATGAAGAGATGGGAATTTGAGAGTGTCAACCAAGCTTCATCATTAATCACTTCATGGTTTTCTGGAAATTACTCTGAATGCCAGCTCCTACAGGATTATTTGAACAGCATCTCTCCTAAAG GAAATGTGTTTTATGACGCTCAGAATTATTTCTCAACACCTGAAGGGGACAGTGAGAATGTACAGAGTGATGATGACGATTCTGGACCTAGTCAATGCATGAGAGAGTCGTCAAGTTTTACAAGCTCCTCATACACACCACCTCCTTGCTCTGGACCTTACAAGAGAAGAAAGATAATAAGATCTGATGCTGGAAATAATATGTCTGAAGAATCATATTCTGAAGTTGTGACCTCACCAACACATTCATCATCTCCATCTTCCTCGTGCTgcagtgatgatgattgtggCAAGACTCTGCTCGAGCCTAGCACATATAAGGATGTGTTGATCTTATTCCGGTTCGATGACCACGATCTCCCTTTCAGACTAAAAGAAGTAATACTTTCTGATGTGAGGCTGTTAACATTGCTAGAGTATGGCCTTCCTTCATGGGTCATTTTTCTCCAGTCATATCCAGTGTTCTGCAAGACATATCGCCCATGGATGTGTCCTCTTGCCAGGGCATTGTATGTCTTGATGTCAATAGTTACTGTTCTCATAGGATTTTATGACCTCTACAAGAATGTCCCCATGTTGAAGGCAACTGCATCAAGATTGTTTGGCCCTTTCTTTGACTGGATAGAGACGTGGGAAATGATTTCACGACTGAAGTATCTTGGAACCATGCTTTTTCTACATAACTTCCAGCAGGCTTTTACATGGTCTCTTAAGATTGTAACTGCTACTAAATCTGCTCTAAGTGTTTTGACAAAGCCAATCATGGGACCAATTTTGGAGGTTCTTGAATTTACCCTGCCGCTATGGAACCTTTGTGCTGAAACAGTAGGACATCTGAGCTCAGTTATCATGTTGGCGATGGAGACTTCATGCAGTGTAGTTATCAGTACAATGCAGATGATTATATGGCCTTTTTGGCTGGTCTTCAGTGTTGTGCTTAACATTG CAAATTCAGTCCTGTACCCTTTCGTTTGgcttcttggagaaattctagCTGCACCTTTCCGGCTTGTTGTTGCGATAGCAAGTTTTGTGGCAGACTCTTTTGTGGACATTGTTGGAGTTCTGAGGGAGACCTGGTCTACATTGAGTTCCTTATATCAAGTTGGTTCTGCATCCGGATCGACCGGACTTGCATCTGAAACTACCATCTGGGGGTCACTATGGAAAGATCTTCTGTACCAG attttcCGTGCGATTCGAAGCATTCTGTATGGTTTTGTTGCCTTCTTTTCAACATGCAACAGGCATCGGCTTAG CATTTACAACCACATTCAAGTATTTCTCCGACGCCTATCTCGTGTTTTAACTGGTGCACAGCATACCACCTCTTGTGAAGGCACACGGAG GTAA
- the LOC127763460 gene encoding uncharacterized protein LOC127763460 isoform X3 codes for MPLTSAQGGGGVGVMESSGKRHFFPLTSLQIGDLQSYLAELTIFLCPHTKKFLILLDNRPWLQDQDTKPAHLWQLMVTKSRLSPFANTRTRRKGDETGKKLVFSKDPRHGSHLWNPSSRWYTLIDDAMRNKKLHVNRLKDSRLLNKELHRTLYGFIIFEVDWADVRGMNYFNELQTDTSMAVEAKTMKRWEFESVNQASSLITSWFSGNYSECQLLQDYLNSISPKGNVFYDAQNYFSTPEGDSENVQSDDDDSGPSQCMRESSSFTSSSYTPPPCSGPYKRRKIIRSDAGNNMSEESYSEVVTSPTHSSSPSSSCCSDDDCGKTLLEPSTYKDVLILFRFDDHDLPFRLKEVILSDVRLLTLLEYGLPSWVIFLQSYPVFCKTYRPWMCPLARALYVLMSIVTVLIGFYDLYKNVPMLKATASRLFGPFFDWIETWEMISRLKYLGTMLFLHNFQQAFTWSLKIVTATKSALSVLTKPIMGPILEVLEFTLPLWNLCAETVGHLSSVIMLAMETSCSVVISTMQMIIWPFWLVFSVVLNIANSVLYPFVWLLGEILAAPFRLVVAIASFVADSFVDIVGVLRETWSTLSSLYQVGSASGSTGLASETTIWGSLWKDLLYQIFRAIRSILYGFVAFFSTCNRHRLSIYNHIQVFLRRLSRVLTGAQHTTSCEGTRRYSSQNHPQRKTHTR; via the exons ATGCCTCTGACCTCTGCGCAG GGAGGTGGTGGAGTCGGCGTGATGGAGAGCAGCGGGAAGCGGCATTTCTTCCCCCTTACGAGCTTGCAAATCGG GGATTTACAATCATATCTTGCTGAACTTACTATATTTTTGTGCCCTCATACGAAGAAGTTTCTCATATTGCTTGATAACCGGCCATGGCTGCAAGACCAGGACACAAAACCTGCTCACCTGTGGCAATTGATGGTCACAAAG TCAAGACTTTCACCTTTTGCAAACACTAGAACTAGGAGAAAGGGAGATGAAACTGGGAAGAAACTTGTATTCTCTAAAGATCCTAGACATGGTTCTCATTTGTGGAATCCATCATCCAGATGGTATACCTTAATTGATGATGCCATGCGGAATAAAAAGCTTCATGTGAATAGGCTGAAGGATTCTCGCCTGCTGAACAAGGAACTGCACCGAACCTTATATGGCTTTATAATTTTTGAGGTAGACTGGGCTGATGTGCGCGGCATGAACTATTTCAATGAACTTCAG ACTGATACTTCTATGGCAGTGGAAGCTAAAACAATGAAGAGATGGGAATTTGAGAGTGTCAACCAAGCTTCATCATTAATCACTTCATGGTTTTCTGGAAATTACTCTGAATGCCAGCTCCTACAGGATTATTTGAACAGCATCTCTCCTAAAG GAAATGTGTTTTATGACGCTCAGAATTATTTCTCAACACCTGAAGGGGACAGTGAGAATGTACAGAGTGATGATGACGATTCTGGACCTAGTCAATGCATGAGAGAGTCGTCAAGTTTTACAAGCTCCTCATACACACCACCTCCTTGCTCTGGACCTTACAAGAGAAGAAAGATAATAAGATCTGATGCTGGAAATAATATGTCTGAAGAATCATATTCTGAAGTTGTGACCTCACCAACACATTCATCATCTCCATCTTCCTCGTGCTgcagtgatgatgattgtggCAAGACTCTGCTCGAGCCTAGCACATATAAGGATGTGTTGATCTTATTCCGGTTCGATGACCACGATCTCCCTTTCAGACTAAAAGAAGTAATACTTTCTGATGTGAGGCTGTTAACATTGCTAGAGTATGGCCTTCCTTCATGGGTCATTTTTCTCCAGTCATATCCAGTGTTCTGCAAGACATATCGCCCATGGATGTGTCCTCTTGCCAGGGCATTGTATGTCTTGATGTCAATAGTTACTGTTCTCATAGGATTTTATGACCTCTACAAGAATGTCCCCATGTTGAAGGCAACTGCATCAAGATTGTTTGGCCCTTTCTTTGACTGGATAGAGACGTGGGAAATGATTTCACGACTGAAGTATCTTGGAACCATGCTTTTTCTACATAACTTCCAGCAGGCTTTTACATGGTCTCTTAAGATTGTAACTGCTACTAAATCTGCTCTAAGTGTTTTGACAAAGCCAATCATGGGACCAATTTTGGAGGTTCTTGAATTTACCCTGCCGCTATGGAACCTTTGTGCTGAAACAGTAGGACATCTGAGCTCAGTTATCATGTTGGCGATGGAGACTTCATGCAGTGTAGTTATCAGTACAATGCAGATGATTATATGGCCTTTTTGGCTGGTCTTCAGTGTTGTGCTTAACATTG CAAATTCAGTCCTGTACCCTTTCGTTTGgcttcttggagaaattctagCTGCACCTTTCCGGCTTGTTGTTGCGATAGCAAGTTTTGTGGCAGACTCTTTTGTGGACATTGTTGGAGTTCTGAGGGAGACCTGGTCTACATTGAGTTCCTTATATCAAGTTGGTTCTGCATCCGGATCGACCGGACTTGCATCTGAAACTACCATCTGGGGGTCACTATGGAAAGATCTTCTGTACCAG attttcCGTGCGATTCGAAGCATTCTGTATGGTTTTGTTGCCTTCTTTTCAACATGCAACAGGCATCGGCTTAG CATTTACAACCACATTCAAGTATTTCTCCGACGCCTATCTCGTGTTTTAACTGGTGCACAGCATACCACCTCTTGTGAAGGCACACGGAGGTATTCTAGTCAAAATCATCCT CAAAGGAAAACTCACACGAGATAA